One window of Trifolium pratense cultivar HEN17-A07 linkage group LG5, ARS_RC_1.1, whole genome shotgun sequence genomic DNA carries:
- the LOC123886077 gene encoding uncharacterized protein LOC123886077, whose product MTSATLFGKLQEHEIELGRLEKHEVQEKKYKSLALKSKARDYDSNDEESQSENGEDDDVEIIVKKLKELLKRDKTKKFDQEKKCNGESTSTQNITCYECGKQGHIKTDCPKRAKKSSSKRRKESKPKRVYIAWDDNEVSSSFDSETEEYAKLALMASHHSDDECEEVSSKSSSYDNDFQEKQKFTCKECDSLSFQIVQLKRVLERYEKGQVGLDNILSQQRHSNDKSGLGYSKFDKPSTNKTIFVKEIDQSTKEKVNKAQKVNHNSKKIFPKKKSYVPRYRMFKANDYVTYGDNNKGKILGICKVGAPPFTSIEDVLNIKGLKVQSSKYKPTL is encoded by the exons ATGACTTCAGCAACATTATTTGGTAAACTACAAGAACATGAAATTGAACTTGGAAGATTAGAAAAGCATGAAGTGCAAGAGAAGAAATACAAAAGTCTCGCCTTAAAATCAAAAGCAAGAGATTATGATAGTAATGATGAAGAGTCTCAATCGGAAAATGGAGAAGATGATGATGTAGAAATAATTGTCAAGAAACTTAAGGAATTATTGAAAAGAgacaaaacaaagaaatttgATCAAGAAAAGAAATGTAATGGCGAATCCACTTCCACACAAAATATCACTTGTTATGAATGTGGGAAACAAGGACACATAAAGACGGATTGTCCAAAACGTGCAAAGAAAAGTAGTTCCAAAAGAAGAAAGGAGTCAAAGCCCAAAAGAGTCTATATTGCATGGGATGATAATGAAGTAAGTTCATCATTCGACTCGGAGACCGAAGAATATGCAAAACTTGCATTAATGGCATCACATCATTCCGATGATGAATGTGAAGAGGTTAGTAGTAAATCTTCTTCTTATGATAATGATTTTCAAG aaaaacagaaatTTACATGCAAAGAGTGTGATTCACTTTCCTTCCAAATTGTCCAATTGAAAAGAGTTCTTGAAAGGTATGAAAAAGGACAAGTTGGATTGGACAATATCCTTAGTCAACAAAGACATTCTAATGATAAAAGTGGACTTGGTTATTCTAAATTTGACAAACCAAGTACAAATAAAACAATCTTTGTTAAGGAAATTGACCAATCCACCAAAGAGAAAGTGAATAAAGCACAAAAAGTTAATCATAATTCTAAGAAGATATTTCCTAAAAAGAAATCTTATGTTCCTAGATATAGAA TGTTTAAAGCCAATGATTATGTCACTTATGGAGacaacaacaaaggaaaaatTCTTGGCATATGCAAAGTTGGAGCACCACCTTTCACATCCATTGAAGATGTTCTTAATATTAAAGGATTAAAAGTACAATCTTCTAagtataagccaactttgtga